The stretch of DNA AATATGTGAATCATCACTTCAGATACCTGATGTACTAAACACTGCATATGTTGTGAATTATACTTGTTTTGCATAATTTCATACGTTTTGACATTTCTTTTAATAGATGCATAAGAGGAAGGGAAAAACATTAGCAGGGTAAATACTAGTATCACTGTCAGAGTAAATCAGAACAATGCTTAAGTTCCATAGTTTCTTTCTTAAGCAGGAATGATAACATCTATGATATTCCAGCCTAATGAATTCTcatacaaaatataaattacgAGATTAGCGAAATCAACCACCCCGGGCTTCTCTTCTTGTGGCATCGTGCAATAGGTCAATGTCCACACCTTCTGTTGGCAATTGCACGTATCTCACCACGGATCCTCTGATGAAGCAGTTCCTTACAGAAAGCTGACATCAAACAATAACATGTTACTCAGTAATGAATAatgaaaatagaataaaatcTGAAGCTAGTTAGGTCAATCAAATTAAGGGCAAAATCAACCAGAAAATAATATACAGTTGTACTTTTTGCATGCAAAGGGTGATGTGGGGATTTGAGAAATTTGCATAAATTGCAGTTAATTATACTGTTCAGTTCCCTCAAAACCCAAAGCTAAATTCAGTAACCATTTTGCAAATATTATTGTAAAATCTCAGTTATCTGTTCAATCATAATAGCATACCTAGGCATTTATCCTATTCTCTATGGTGTAAAAAAAACCACATATCAAACTCACTATGTTCATATCTCCTTTTAATGGCATACCAAAATAACCTAAAATTCAGAgctacaaaatttaaaatattgtggGGGCATATCCCTTTCAAACACAAAGCTATtattcaaatataaacaaactcaCAAACAGGGTTTCCAAATAGTATACAGTtacattgatattttaaaatcatatcCACAAAATAACCAAGATCTACAGTtacattgatattttaaaattaatcaataaatAAGCACAAAATGAATACCAGTATACAATTTGAATCCTGGTGGTTACAAATTTTCAgtcttattattatttaatccaCTTTTATTGATTTATTCATAAGTTCATAAACACCTTGTCAATCAACAAACAGcactaaaacaataaaattaatacaaaaaggAGGGGAAAAGGTAACACTAACCCAAGCACAATGAGTACAAGGATTAATACTAGTTACAAAGATACAAACACCACTGCAAAGTCACAAAACTTACAGAAGAGGATCTCTCCTAACTCCTAAGTGCCCAAGATTGAATTAGTGCACCAAATTAGGCACACACAACAATTAATCTCCAAAGATAAAGAGAACGTAATTCATACAGGCAATACTACATGACAACCACCCTTTATACCCCTACCAAAAGAAAGGATAACTAGTAATCTGCTGACACCAAATTTGAAACTAGTCTCCTATTTTCTCAACAACACAACAGGGAAAGCAAGTCACAAAATCTACAACAATCCCAACCATGATCCGCCACTACTTCTAACAATAGCAACTTAATAGCAACAAGGATTCCAACAACGTTTTGACTAGAAACATTCCATTCAAGTGTCTCTAATCAGATCAAAGAACAACTCTGAccctatattaaaaaaattgcaacagACACATTGTCTCCTTCAATAAGAAAACAGCAGCCACCCCACTGAACTACCCTGCAGAGCCAAGATACCACCGAAATGCACAGCCAACCAAGCTAAACAGACCCCAAACCAACAACTAACTAACAGAGGCCAGAGAGAGTGCCCCACAGCACCTACAGAACTGATCCAGAAAACAATACCGACAAAAACACCAAAAGACACAAACTAAAACAGCTGCAAAACAAACACCACACAAAGAACCTACTATACACCATTCTCACTAAAGTTATGGAATTTCCCGCTGATGTGAAGTCAGATATTGCAGCTAAAGTTATTGATCCTCCCGTTGATGCAAAATTTTAGGGATGATACACAATTTTAGGTACAATGTTTGGTTTCACATCAATGGAAGAATCATGAGGAACATCAATATTTTTAACAGTGTAaacaactaaagaaaatataattgtcTTCTTTTTTGTATGTTGGAGTATACAgtttaaaataaatactaatgaTGTATACTTTTCGATAGTTTGTGCGATAACACAAGATAGAAGACATTACTTTCACTCGGAaattgaataaatttgattgAAGATAAAACCGAATCACCACCAATTTCTCAGTAATTTTTCTACTACCAATCGCAAGttgcaatttttaaaataaacaagGAAAACTATATAATTTGACCCCAAATTGAATTTAACCTAggtatataaaaaatatcaatgtcTACTAGTAAAACTGTAGAATCTTAATCCCAATCCCAAATTGAATTTGAACACATCATAAACCCTACAACTACTACCTAAAattgattcaataaaattaaaacaactaGAGATAATAGAACCAAAGCTAAAAAACAATGTTAATAATAAAccctagagagagagagagaggtacCATGTGAGGGTACTTGTCTTGATCAACAACACGAGTATTTTCGAGTTTGATGTTAAGGTATTGGTCAACAGAATGCAATGTTCCTCTGATGGCTAAATCGTTCTTGAGTTCAACCGTGACTTCTTTTCCGACCAAATCTTTGAAGTAGGAGAAGAACAACTACATACAAAAACAACAAGGCGAAAATCAAAGTACTgaaaccaaagatgagaaagtgTAGAGAACAAAAACGGAGGGAGAAAAGGATTTTTACCATTTTCGCTTTGGCTGAGAGTGAAAGAGGAAGATTGGTGGTggcaaaaaattatattaccaGAATATATAGTTTACACTTTAACTAACGAGCCTTATAAAATCTAATTGTTTTGCCCCCGTCACCGCATGAAGGGTGCGAAAAGaaattttctcatttgtttgcaACGTGTAATTCTCATTTTCTATATTATATGGTATTCCATTTTTACCGGTTAGAAATTGTTAGTCATGTCTCAATCGCTCTCAACTAGTCTCTCTGATTTGTGCTAATAGCTCGTCATACAAGGTTAGAAAGGGATTGTCATCGATATGACATTCAGTTTTGTGGGCGATGATACGAGGAATGAGTGCATCTTTTTTAACAAAGTGAGTGATTATGGGGTCATGGTGGAAATATCAAAGTGCAAACAtgccataaaaaaatatgaaaatttaattaaaaacataatataaatacttaacataagcataattaaacataacaataatattgtcattacaaccaagcataattaaacataccatcacaaaagaaaaacaattaaacataataaattGTCGTTATGTTACAACTAATTAAATCaacagataattaaaattacatcAAGGTCGGTCAGGCTAATTTAGTGGTTGATTTCCCTTGCCACTGTATGTTGGCTCACGCGGCCTTCCTTGGCCTCGGCCTCTACCTCCCTCAATTATTCTTACCGGGGGGAGTGGAATCGGTCGCACCAAAGGAGGTCGTGCCACAGGCCTATGAACGAAGTTTCTGCCTTGATTGGGAAAGTTGGCTTGATTCGTGAAGAAATTGCCTTGGGGTTGATTGGGGTTGTCATGTGGGATTATGAAGTTTTGTTGATTTAGATTTGATGATCTCTGTCGATGGTATTCGGTGAAAgcagtttgttgattatttctaccgcttccgccactactgcttccacttgtttgcccaacaggataaaaaaattgcaaatgaaCTGGATTATTAAGCATTTGACTCATATCCTCTATGCTCATACTCAGTATTGGATCACCCTCTCGGTACTCCGGCAGCTGATTCAAATTGACCATGTTATTCAAATCCGGTCGATATTCTTGTTCAccggcattttgattttgttgtgcCGATCCctgagatgatgatccaagccccGCCGCCCTTATCTGCGCAAAGTATTCCTGTAAACGAAGTTCAACCCGTTGGTCCACCCGCTCCTCAATTGTTGCTTCGTACTCTTCGCGAACTTCTTCTCGAATCGTGGCCCTCATTCGCGCTAGATACTCATCATCAGTTTTCTCTCTTTGAGCTGGCCGAGAGCGTCCTGTACTCATACTAGATGTGTAACTGACATCATCATCAGCAGGGTCGTCGATGTCATTTGGCACATAAATCGGCGTATTAAACCCAAGGGCATTAGTTATCATATTGTCCATCTCATTTAACGGATCATAATGCTGATGATAATATTCGGGAACAACAACGGGCTGAAAAACACTGCTTGAAGCACGATTTTGATTCACGGGAACACTCGTGGAACGTCCCTCGCCATGACTTGACCAAACCCAATAATTAGGTTGGaatccctttttatataaatgagacctAATTTCATCTTCGCTACGTATTCTTGTACATCGACAAAGTATACACGGACATCTAATTCCCCCTTCACGTATCacaatgtcattatattttactgtattgataaacatttcgacccctattttaaattccTCTTTAACTCGTCCTCTCTTTCCAGGATTATGTCTATCGTACATCCAATTACGATTGGTAAAATCCATATCTgcgtagtttaattaatatataattagatcaatgtaataaatttattactttatttttcaaaagtattttggacatatatatgtctactcaacaataacatatTACATATTTTGGGTCAACAATaacattttaacaaaaatatactaagtttttttttattttttattttatgacaaaaatactgacttttaacatttttttaaatataatatttatcgTTGTGTTGTTTATTATTTCAAAGAAtactaactttttatttttattttttgacgcaAATATAAActcttaacattttatttttaaagtttatggtttattaaatctaaaaaatactaagttttttagttgacaAAACTACCGACTTTTAACATATTagctttttttaaatataatatttttcttttatggaTTATTATTTCacaaaatactatttttttgaaaaaataaataaattctttttttttaaaaatatttactgttttcgaaattttcaaatttaaatataatttttttatttttttttacaaaaacaataatttttgtacatagtaataataaaatgttagtaacaaattacaaagtactaattaataattattactaagtatacggtaaaaaaaaaaactatcactaagtattataaattaaaattacattacttacttgggtgccgtgtagattcttacttggcgcgctcctaattaaccacaaactccgcttctaacccacgacctccgatgaccacgacaatttgctaataaaaatggtaaacaacaaatattagaacatatatatttaaataacaaagccaaaattttaactttgtaaaagtaaaacacaaacacttaccactttttggatggagatatgaaaattacattacttttttaaaaatacacaaactgttaagatttttcttttttaaaaagaattttttaaaaatttcgattttaaaaaaataatataaatatactgtttttttgaaaagaaaaaaaaaatctttttttaaaaaaatatttactattttcgaaatgttcaaaattaaatatactttttttatttttatttttacaaaaacaataatttttatacatagtgataataaaatgttagtaacaaattacaaagtactaattaataactattactaagtatactgtaaaaaaaaactatcactaagtattataaattaaaattacgttacttacttgggtgccgagtagattcttacttggcgcgctcctAGCCCACAAACTCCGCTCATAACCCACAACCTCCGACGACCACGAGAATAAGActtgctaataaaaatggtaaacaacaaatattagaacatatacatttaaataacaaagcaaaaattttaactttgtaaaagtaaaacacaaacacttaccactttttggatGAAGTTATGAAAGTTGAAAGTAtgaaatttaagagagaagttagagaaaatgtagagagagaatggaaatgTAAAAATGAAGTGAAGTAGAATGGATTTGTTGAGGAGTTATATATAGGAGAAGTGAATTAAATGTTATGTTTTCAAGTAACGTTCACATTTGAATTTCGAATTTGTACATTACTGACGGCCCCTGACCGCCACAAATTCCCAACGGTAattgcattactgacggcctgcaGCCGTCGTAAATGTTGACACCTTTTCCGTCCTTCAAGATGCATTACCGACGGCCCCTGACCGCCACAAATGCTATCAATTTGACCGTTTTGAATTTTTACGTCCTCCAagatgcattactgacggccttaTACATTATTGACGGCTGGGAGCCTTCAATAACCCACAAATAcattactgagggcttttaGCCCTCAATAAGTTTGGTCAAGAATatcatgttttcttgtagtgaaataCTACAAATAGGTGAaataatatttgtatatttttctcAAATGAGAATAAGGAGGGAATAACACCAAATATGGTACGAAATATCGGACCACTctattgatatacgaatatcaattctacggttgATAACCGTTCAAATTTGAAACAACAAGAAATAATttcgaagaagaaaaaaatagagaggaaagaaagcagttttctcagaatgcagagaaaaagaaaagtgtgTGAAAACTGAAGAAAATAAGTAGTATTTATAGGCAAGCAGGGAGAATGGAATCAGAGGATTTTCAGGAGCTGAATTTGCTCAGTCAAAGTTCCAAACGTGGCACAAAAATAGGGACACGCGGACACATCATTTTTGACCGTTTAACAGATAGAAATCCGTTCAAGACTTGgtctaagcacatttaacatgtgcgaattaagggacacacataaaagaaatttaaaattcaaaaatttcttttttcttagtattaaaaaattaatatatcacccaaaCCCGGCCCGAGCCGGCCGgcggacggcggcggcggcgcgcgcgcgtgtgatattcgacattgtgtgtggtctccctttcttacaaaagtgggtaccccaagggcacacccttggattgccaccttgtggtatataaacactaccaagtggtgtgatttttccaatgtgggactcaaagagccttttttcaattcacactacacatggttctaacaaatgtgtttacttcaataccaagtttcctcttattccttcatcatgttccaacaataACAATCATAAATTGCATAAAACTTCTATGAACCACAGTATATGACTCGTCACTCGTCAGTATTACATGGTGGATATCACCAAGGCAAGATCAAGACTGTGTCCTATACAATGATCGGACAAAATATGATGCATTTGATACCgacattttttctttgttccttttctttttacaaaGTAAATTGTAACGTCGTTCATCGAGAATGTAACCCAGACATTCTCCTATCATGTACATAATCTCAACTAGCATTAGTTAGCAACTCCATGGGACATAGACATGATCACAGATGCAATGTGTATttatgtttttgtatttttctattttgttcctTCTTcaaagatacaattttttactTCAAGTCATTCCTAATAGTAACATCCATGACTCGGCAAACCAACCCAGGGACACTACCTCAACATGATATATTGTAATTCCAAAACCTGAGAGGGTGTAAGCGAGAGAATTCCGAGTCACGAATCAATGTTGACCTGTTAAAGCAGGCTTCCTAATCCTAACCCACAGCTGATGCAATGTGCCATCATTCTTCGTCACAGCTAGCAAAATTCAGACGGCACAGTACCCCATCCCATTGTTAACATGTGAATAATATCCATCATAGTTGAGGTATTCCCAGAAATGAGTAAGCCCAAAATTCAAATGCTTGGGTTCCTTGACATAGCAGATGTGCAATTCATTTAGACTTCTATCAAACTTCTGCTTTATGGAAAGCACCTGCAAACACAGTGAAACAGCTGGTCGGTACATTTACTTGGAGTACATGATCAATTATTTGAGGACATAACTAACATGTTCAAGATAAGATGTTCCATTTCCTCAGAAAACGTTTACTATTTTCAAAGAACAACATAGtagtattataattaaaatgtaGTTATAAAGTATAAGTGTATCAGACATGAGACGCATATGATGCATGGTTTTACCTGGGATATATTGATTGTAGAAAGTTTTCCTAACAAGTCTCCCCGATCATTTCCAATATCCCAAGCACCTAATGAAATACAAGACCGGAAGTCGAGTGCACATTGCAAAATGCTCTCAATAATGCTGCCCACTGCCTTTGTTTCATCAGACAGGAAACATCTGCAATAACATACATAAAAACTCTTGCCCTATGAGCTTAAGGACAATATTTTTAGTCCTGTAGTGTGTACTTCTCTTCCAACTAAAATCATAATATGTGGCATTATACATCTTTTCCTCttgctatatatttttttgggagtTGTAGAAGAAAACTTCCAATTGGAAATCTTTTTTGTGTGCAAGTGGGTACAAGTTCAAAAACTTTACACATCAAAACTTGAACAACAGTTTTACACTATTGAACAAGTATGTAAATAACTACTTAGtattactctctccgtccctTAATCTTTGGTCCTTTTAGCTTCTTAATATTAAGCATAACATAAACAAATGATCTAATTATAAGTCCCTCTTATTTCTTTCTCATATATTATGAAAAATAGACTGAATTTAATgtgtccattttttttaatcaaaatttattgtttatagatcattaataaaacttttttaatcaaaatttattaGTTTATGATCTCAATATTTTCCGCCTATTTTTCTAACCACTGAgctactacaaaaaaaaaaatatcaaattgaaCTAaatttagaaggaaaaaaaaaacaaattttcccATTAAATCTCAGTACTACAACTTTTAAAATCAGGAGAACATTGTGTTGCTGATAAGTAAACAAGAACATGATAAATAAGCAACTACAAACAGGCCTAGCCAACTGAAAAGGTTTCATAATATACCATTACAACGAACTTTGTAACATCATCAACATTAAACATTAAATACTCAAAGGCAGAGAGCCCTGGGATGGGATGCTGAAATCTCAAACATGTAGATTTGTTCACTGGGCACCTCCACCTCCAAACTTGCTCATCATTTTCGCAATTACAGGGGCCACCTTAGGATTTGATTGATGCTTAGCCAAATTAGCAGGGTTCTTCATAACTGCACTCAACcaaaagagagaaaaatcaaatttgagtgtttttttattgatgatataGTAACTGGCCTAACACAGACACTTGTGCAATTTTTGTAATGTTATGACAAATCTAACAGATTCCATCATTGATCCACATGATCTCTATGAACATTGTGCATTGCTAAGTATGTGAAAAGTTACAAGCTACAAAACCCGGCAATCGAGTTTCACTGTGTCCTTAGTTTTTAGCAGATTTTTGTGATTCCAATACTATGGATAGAAAGGTTCTCATCATATACACACAAAAAATTCTTATAAGCTATATTCCTTTGGAAAAATGGCAATTTcccttaaattatatatatatatatatatatatatatatatatatatatatatatatatatatatatatatatatatatatatatatatatatatatatatataaaatagcaTTTTACATTGCAGCTCCAATTAAGTCCAAAGCTTATGAAAATTCATGCTTTTGACACGTAAACTGAATTCTCATcaagacaaaaattaatttatgaaaaataaaatagagccAAGTATTAGAACAGATAATTACCATCTTGAAGAGCAGCCATGACCTCCGGATCACCAAATGCCGACATCAGATCAGGGTCCTGCAAAGACATGTTAGAGAATATTAGGCATCAAGATTAAATATGTGAATATGTATTTGTCTATGTGCAATCATGAGGGAGGGAAAATATGTGTGCAGAGACATGTTAGAGAATCTGTGCAATCATGAGAGGGAGGGATGGGGGGGAGAAGGGCGAGAATTTTCTAGAAAGCAGTTCAAACGCATGTAAAAACATTGAAAGTCCAGATTTACTTACATTCAAGATTTGGCTAAAATCAACATTTCCAGGTACTCCTCCTGGCGCGCCTCCAGCCCCAGGGAAGCCACCTGGTGCGCCACCAGCTCCAGGGAAGCCACCTGGCATGCCACCAGCTCCAGGGAAGCCACCTGGCATGCCACCAGCCCCAGGGAAGCCACCCGGCATGCCACCAGGAAACCCACCAGGCATACCCGGCATGCCACCAGAAAACCCACCCATGCCCGCAGGAAACCCGCCTGGCATGCCTCCAGAATTTCTACTGGAAGACGAttgttctttctttttagcCTTCTCATATTCAGCCTGTAATATATAGCAAGTTAGTAACAGCTAcgtaatataacattttttggAAATGCTGTTTTTTAGCATGTCTATATCAAAATTTAGAACCTGAGCTTCAGCACGGCGTCGTTGCCTCTCACGCTCAGCTCTTTTATCTTCTCTTTCCTTGCGCAACCTATCATACTTCCGACGGTGTTCCTCAATCTTGTGGGCATTTGGTTCAACCTAGATAATCCAGATTTTATAATGAGATGCCAAATAAATCCAACCATTAAACACAATTAACTGCCCTGGGTGGAAGTATATAGCATTCCTAAAATGCAAGATTTCACTTTAAGTTGTAAGTTGAGTAAggcatataaattataatattcaGAGGAATCAATAAGCACACTAGCTAAGCTGGAATTTGAACTCAAACTTTTAGGTGTTTGTGAATTCAGATAGTAGggtaaatacaaataaaaatctAGAATTGGAAGGGCAAACAAATTTTATCAACTTCAAAAAAACTACTAAACAAGTTAATTTGTTCACTATGCCAGTATCTCTTTCTTTAATCTGGTCTTGTTTTCAGAATATATTTACACAACTCCTGCACAAACTTTTGATCATTTCTCAAGTAACCAACTGCTGAAAGTTTTGTCCCTTTGCCAACTTGTTCCTCACTTTCTCCTAGATGTACTTCCCACTGACCATTGTCATTTTTATCATGTATCACTTCCTTTGCAGGCTACTAAATTGTTGCATAATGTTTTACCTCTATTAATTTGATTAACATCCGTGACTAGGTATACCATGCAGCATCTCATTTGATACCAACATTATCTACAAACACATTTCTTGCTTCATATTGATCTCAAGGCAAAATTCAAAAAGTTCATTTAAgtctttaaaaataaactatagtCATAATTTCATTTATATCTATTACCCAAGCatgtcattttcaatttttaaggaTGCATAACTATGTCAGGTAATTGACAAGTGAGGTAACTCTATATATAACAAAGTAGGCTTTAGCCAAACTCAAATAAGAATTAGTATTTTTGTACTCGTCAATTATCACAGTACACACTAGCTTGAAAAATATCTCCTTCGACTGATAGAAGGGGAAAGAAAGCAAACCTTCTTAAGCACAGCACTTATTTCCTCATCATAGTCTATATTTGAAGCCACGTGGAGATCCTTAGCGGCTTCTTGCCACTGACCTAGCATTGCTCGTGCTATGCCACGTGACTTGTATCCTTTAGCAGAATCGGGATTAATCTGGAGAAATAGcaatagaatattaaaaaccATTGCCTATATATATGGCAGCTACATACACAGAATACAGTAATCTGGTAAATATAAAAATGGCAGCTGCTCCATGCATGGAATACAGTACTCAAGCAAATATAAAAAGGATTGTGCATTATGACAATTGAAAAACAGGTAAATCACATTAAATAAAAAGGATTGTGCATTATGACCACTGAAAGACAGGTAAATCACATTAAATTCATATACACTACTGTAGTGCTTCTAAGTCATACTCAAAATTATGAttgcaaatattaaaataagttgACAATTGACAAGTTGACAAGTTGTCAAGATTTAAGGGAGTatctacttaaaaaaaattgtaatgtgACAAGTTGACAATATTTAACTTTTGAGATGATGGccacctttaaaaaaaaataatactacaaGCATGTATTTCAAAGTGGAAAAATCTCCT from Trifolium pratense cultivar HEN17-A07 linkage group LG5, ARS_RC_1.1, whole genome shotgun sequence encodes:
- the LOC123887266 gene encoding sm-like protein LSM2; this encodes MLFFSYFKDLVGKEVTVELKNDLAIRGTLHSVDQYLNIKLENTRVVDQDKYPHMLSVRNCFIRGSVVRYVQLPTEGVDIDLLHDATRREARGG
- the LOC123887268 gene encoding FAM10 family protein At4g22670, with translation MEPSKLKELKFFIEQCKSNPETLADPSLSFFRDYLESLGANLPQSAYSKSNPVESDDDIEDVEEEKVKVEEVVEDEIIESDVELEGETVEPDDDPPQKMGDSSIEVTEENRESSQLAKAKAMEAIGEGKLEEAIENLTEAIILNPTSAIMYANRASVYIKMKKPNAAIRDANAALEINPDSAKGYKSRGIARAMLGQWQEAAKDLHVASNIDYDEEISAVLKKVEPNAHKIEEHRRKYDRLRKEREDKRAERERQRRRAEAQAEYEKAKKKEQSSSSRNSGGMPGGFPAGMGGFSGGMPGMPGGFPGGMPGGFPGAGGMPGGFPGAGGMPGGFPGAGGAPGGFPGAGGAPGGVPGNVDFSQILNDPDLMSAFGDPEVMAALQDVMKNPANLAKHQSNPKVAPVIAKMMSKFGGGGAQ